The Desulfovibrio psychrotolerans nucleotide sequence GCAAGGGCGCGGGCAATGGCCACACGCTGCTTCTGCCCGCCGGAAAGCTCCGCCGGATACAGGTGCATCCTGTTACCCAGCCCCACCCGTTCCAGCTCTGCCACGGCGCGTTCCTGCGCCTGTTTGCGGCTCATGCCCTTAACCTTGCGCAGGGCTATGGAAACGTTGTCCACGGCGCGCAGATGGTCAAAGAGATTGAAGTCCTGAAAAATCATGCCCACATGCTGGCGATACTCGAAAAGCCGCCTCTTATGGTCCATATCCACCTTTTCGCCATCCAGCCATATCTCCCCGGAATCCGGATGGATAAGACAGTTTATACTTTGCAGAAAGGTAGACTTTCCCGCACCGGAGGGGCCTATAAGCACCTTCAGCTCCCCTTTGTTCACGGACAGGGAAACATCCTTCAGAATACTCTTGCCCCCAAGGGTCACACGAATATTTTCAACACGCAGAACAGGCGTCTGTGTCATGCTATGCATCCTTACTGGGTATAACCGGGAATACGGACTTTCTTCTCAAGGGCGAGCAGCAGCTTCACGCCCACAAGGGTGATGATGAAGTAGAGCACCCCCGCGTTGATGAACAATGCCAGATGCTCATACGTGCGTGAGGCCACGAAATGCGTGCGCGTAAAAATATCCATGGCGCCCACCACGTAGGCAAGCGCAGAATCCTTGAGAATTATGGAATACTCGTTGGACCAGGCGGGAATGGAAAGCCGCAGTGCCTGCGGCAGGATTATGGAAACAATGCCCTGCCTGTCGCTCATGCCCAGTGCCCGTGCAGCCTTGAGCTGTCCCTGCGGCAGCGACTGGATGGCCCCCCGGAATATCTGCGATTGATACGCGGCACTGGTGAGTCCCAGCACCAGCGAAACGGCGGAAATGGCGTTCAGGTCCAGATCCAGCAGATCAAAGATGCCGAAATAGAACAGGAACATCAGCACCAGAATGGGTACGCCGCGGAAAAACCACACGTACAGGCCGATGAGCCAGCGCACCGGGGCAGGACCATACACCAGCCCCACCGCCATGGGCACGCCCATAAGCAGACCCAGCCCCATGGAAAAGCAGACTATGGCCAGAGAAACGCCTGCCCCCTGCAAAATGAAGGGCAGGGCGTCCATGATTACGGAAAGTTGCTGCATGATTCGTTGTGTGGAAAACCGCGCCACGCGGAAAAAACGGCTTTCGCGCTCCGTGCTTGTATCGTTGTGCGTGCACGGACGCTATACAGAAAAAAAGGCCGGAAGGCGACAGGAAATCTCCCCCACCTTCCGGCCCGAAAAACTGCAAAACTCAGGAATTAGTGGGAGCCGTCCTTCAGGTGCTTGGCCTTCAGTTCTTCCCAGTAGGGGTCAGCCATGAGCAGCTTAAGCCCCTTGTTGATGGTCTCAAGCAGTTCGGCATCGTCCTTGCGCACTGCCACGCCAAAGAACTCGGGTTCGCCGAACTCACCCGCAATCTCAATGTCCTTGCCGTGGGCAATAGCGTCATTGGCAGGGGCAATGTCCATGGCGGCTGCGGGAACGCGGCCGTTCAGGATATCCATAATGGCGAGCGGGGCGGAATCATAGTACTTCAGATCATAGCTGTAGCCGTCCTTGCCCACCATGTTCTGCAGGGAATCCGCTTCGGAGGTGCCGGACTGCACGCCTAGAGCTTTGCCGCCCTTCATCGCGCCGTCAACGGTAAGGCCGGAGTCCTTCTTGGCCACGATAACCTGCGCGACCTTCCAGTAGGGGTCGGAGAAGTTTACCTGCTTGGCGCGTTCTTCCGTGATGGACATGCCGGAGTACACAAGGTCAATCTTCTTGGAAACCAGGCTCTGCACGATGGTG carries:
- a CDS encoding ABC transporter substrate-binding protein, whose amino-acid sequence is MLRKSTLLVAALSFVLLFGSMAFAQKHYVNGIDANYPPFGYIDASGKPAGFDVDSLNWIAEKMGFTVEHKPMEWSTIVQSLVSKKIDLVYSGMSITEERAKQVNFSDPYWKVAQVIVAKKDSGLTVDGAMKGGKALGVQSGTSEADSLQNMVGKDGYSYDLKYYDSAPLAIMDILNGRVPAAAMDIAPANDAIAHGKDIEIAGEFGEPEFFGVAVRKDDAELLETINKGLKLLMADPYWEELKAKHLKDGSH
- a CDS encoding amino acid ABC transporter ATP-binding protein, encoding MTQTPVLRVENIRVTLGGKSILKDVSLSVNKGELKVLIGPSGAGKSTFLQSINCLIHPDSGEIWLDGEKVDMDHKRRLFEYRQHVGMIFQDFNLFDHLRAVDNVSIALRKVKGMSRKQAQERAVAELERVGLGNRMHLYPAELSGGQKQRVAIARALAMDPNVLLLDEPTSALDPELVGEVLAVIRDLAQSGLTMVMATHQMDFARALADEIVFMQQGAIIEQGSPAALLAAGSGTRTADFCSRLSDLYQEMC
- a CDS encoding amino acid ABC transporter permease; translation: MMQQLSVIMDALPFILQGAGVSLAIVCFSMGLGLLMGVPMAVGLVYGPAPVRWLIGLYVWFFRGVPILVLMFLFYFGIFDLLDLDLNAISAVSLVLGLTSAAYQSQIFRGAIQSLPQGQLKAARALGMSDRQGIVSIILPQALRLSIPAWSNEYSIILKDSALAYVVGAMDIFTRTHFVASRTYEHLALFINAGVLYFIITLVGVKLLLALEKKVRIPGYTQ